Proteins from one Polynucleobacter wuianus genomic window:
- the puhC gene encoding photosynthetic complex assembly protein PuhC, whose amino-acid sequence MILQMTTARIQNYIGLVIFAALVMVVIGVGSFMKAGALERQADASVLVQKDLYFRDLPDGSVGVISANNGEVIAQVTGQAGFVRGILRAMARERRIRQITSDEAFLLISHSDGRLTLVDPATQNRIDLESFGKDNAAEFAAFLNSPR is encoded by the coding sequence ATGATTCTTCAGATGACTACTGCACGCATACAAAATTACATTGGATTGGTAATTTTTGCTGCTTTGGTGATGGTAGTTATCGGTGTGGGAAGTTTCATGAAGGCTGGAGCATTAGAGCGCCAGGCAGATGCTAGTGTATTGGTTCAAAAAGATCTCTATTTTAGGGATCTACCGGATGGATCGGTTGGGGTTATTTCAGCTAATAATGGAGAAGTAATTGCGCAAGTAACAGGGCAAGCTGGATTTGTGAGGGGGATTCTCAGGGCAATGGCGCGTGAACGTCGTATTCGTCAAATTACAAGTGATGAAGCTTTTTTATTGATTAGTCACTCTGACGGTAGGCTAACTTTAGTAGATCCGGCTACTCAGAATCGAATTGATTTAGAGTCATTTGGAAAAGATAACGCGGCTGAGTTTGCTGCATTTTTAAATAGTCCGAGGTAG